Proteins found in one Planococcus citri chromosome 2, ihPlaCitr1.1, whole genome shotgun sequence genomic segment:
- the pnut gene encoding septin-7 isoform X9, with product MKERINKVDKEKTTVPRITKELDGYVGFANFPNQVYRKAIKKGFEFTLMVVGESGLGKSTLINSLFLSDVYSAEYLGPSHRIKKTVQVETSRCLLKENGVNLVLTIVDTPGFGDAVDNSNCWQPIIDYIESRSEEYLNAESRVNRKPISDTRVHCCLYFIAPSGHGLKPLDVEFMQRLHDKVNIIPIIAKADTMIPEEIAYFKKQILSEIAQHKIKIYDFPECINEEDLKLHKNLRDRVPFAVVGSNTVLEVDGKKVRGRKYPWGVAQVENLEHCDFIALRDMMIRTHLQDLKDVTNNILYENYRCRKLGGSEIAKQQRSLNNPCSPGILDNTFMTFWNPLAQMEEEKREHSLKMKKMEAEMEQVFESKVKEKELKMKESETDLQRRHEQMKKQLDAQIRELKEKRQQLEAEKLQWEQANGVSLEELRRKSLERDSLDGKEKKIKKKGLF from the exons ATGAAAGAACGCATCAACAAAGTGGATAAAGAAAAAACAACCGTGCCACGAATTACCAAAGAATTAGATGGTTACGTTGGTTTCGCCAATTTTCCAAATCAAGTTTATAGAAAAGCGATCAAGAAAGGATTCGAGTTCACGCTGATGGTAGTCG GCGAATCGGGTTTAGGAAAATCTACTCTGATAAATTCGTTGTTCCTATCGGATGTTTATAGTGCGGAGTACCTTGGTCCATCGCATAGGATTAAGAAAACTGTACAAGTTGAAACTAGCAGATGTTTATTGAAAGAAAACGGCGTTAATTTAGTATTAACGATCGTCGATACGCCAGGTTTCGGAGACGCGGTCGATAATTCGAATTGCTGGCAGCCGATCATCGATTACATCGAGTCGAG ATCGGAAGAATACCTTAATGCCGAAAGTAGAGTAAACAGAAAACCAATTTCCGATACCAGAGTTCATTGTTGTTTGTATTTCATCGCTCCATCTGGTCATGGACTTAAACCTCTGGACGTAGAATTCATGCAAAGACTGCACGATAAAGTGAATATTATACCGATTATTGCCAAAGCCGATACCATGATTCCGGAAGAAATCGCCTATTTTAAGAAACAG ATTTTAAGTGAAATCGCTCagcacaaaattaaaatttacgacTTCCCCGAATGTATCAACGAAGAAGatttaaaattacacaaaaatctACGAGATAGGGTTCCTTTCGCTGTCGTTGGCTCGAATACGGTGCTAGAAGTGGACGGTAAAAAAGTACGAGGCAGAAAGTATCCGTGGGGAGTTGCTCAAG TCGAAAATCTAGAACACTGCGATTTCATTGCACTACGAGACATGATGATCAGAACGCATTTACAAGATTTAAAAGATGTCACTAACAATATCTTATACGAAAATTACAGATGTCGCAAATTAGGCGGCTCAGAAATCGCCAAACAGCAACGTTCGCTCAATAA TCCATGCTCTCCTGGAATTCTTGACAATACATTTATGACCTTTTG GAATCCTCTGGCTCAAATGGAGGAAGAAAAACGAGAACATtcgttgaaaatgaagaaaatggaAGCCGAAATGGAACAAGTTTTCGAATCTAAGGTTAAAGAAAAGgaactaaaaatgaaagaatccGAAACTGAT ttgcAAAGAAGACACGAACAAATGAAGAAACAACTGGACGCTCAAATTCGCGAATTAAAAGAAAAACGACAACAATTGGAAGCTGAGAAGTTACAATGGGAACAAGCCAATGGTGTCAGTTTAGAAGAACTACGGCGTAAAAGTTTAGAAAGAGA TTCGTTAGATGGCAAAGAGAAAAAGATAAAGAAGAAAGGATTATTCTAA
- the pnut gene encoding septin-7 isoform X3, translating to MPEIVVNVSDGEDLINGQDEQIQSKRELFFKNELPSSTPSSTTTPVTTNSNSTTTPTKPDILNGNASIITNNSTSQPATSTPSIYNKENYAKKPERNGPDVLDMKERINKVDKEKTTVPRITKELDGYVGFANFPNQVYRKAIKKGFEFTLMVVGESGLGKSTLINSLFLSDVYSAEYLGPSHRIKKTVQVETSRCLLKENGVNLVLTIVDTPGFGDAVDNSNCWQPIIDYIESRSEEYLNAESRVNRKPISDTRVHCCLYFIAPSGHGLKPLDVEFMQRLHDKVNIIPIIAKADTMIPEEIAYFKKQILSEIAQHKIKIYDFPECINEEDLKLHKNLRDRVPFAVVGSNTVLEVDGKKVRGRKYPWGVAQVENLEHCDFIALRDMMIRTHLQDLKDVTNNILYENYRCRKLGGSEIAKQQRSLNNPCSPGILDNTFMTFWNPLAQMEEEKREHSLKMKKMEAEMEQVFESKVKEKELKMKESETDLQRRHEQMKKQLDAQIRELKEKRQQLEAEKLQWEQANGVSLEELRRKSLERDSLDGKEKKIKKKGLF from the exons ATGCCAGAAATAGTGGTAAATGTTTCGGATGGCGAAGACTTGATCAATGGCCAGGACGAACAG ATACAATCCAAAAGggaattgttttttaaaaatgaattgccATCGTCGACACCTTCATCAACGACCACTCCGGTGACGACAAACTCAAATTCGACGACAACGCCAACCAAGCCGGATATCTTAAATGGAAATGCTTCCATAATTACCAATAACTCGACCTCGCAACCAGCTACCTCAACTCCGAGTATatataataaagaaaattacGCCAAAAAACCAGAAAGAA ATGGTCCAGATGTTTTAGACATGAAAGAACGCATCAACAAAGTGGATAAAGAAAAAACAACCGTGCCACGAATTACCAAAGAATTAGATGGTTACGTTGGTTTCGCCAATTTTCCAAATCAAGTTTATAGAAAAGCGATCAAGAAAGGATTCGAGTTCACGCTGATGGTAGTCG GCGAATCGGGTTTAGGAAAATCTACTCTGATAAATTCGTTGTTCCTATCGGATGTTTATAGTGCGGAGTACCTTGGTCCATCGCATAGGATTAAGAAAACTGTACAAGTTGAAACTAGCAGATGTTTATTGAAAGAAAACGGCGTTAATTTAGTATTAACGATCGTCGATACGCCAGGTTTCGGAGACGCGGTCGATAATTCGAATTGCTGGCAGCCGATCATCGATTACATCGAGTCGAG ATCGGAAGAATACCTTAATGCCGAAAGTAGAGTAAACAGAAAACCAATTTCCGATACCAGAGTTCATTGTTGTTTGTATTTCATCGCTCCATCTGGTCATGGACTTAAACCTCTGGACGTAGAATTCATGCAAAGACTGCACGATAAAGTGAATATTATACCGATTATTGCCAAAGCCGATACCATGATTCCGGAAGAAATCGCCTATTTTAAGAAACAG ATTTTAAGTGAAATCGCTCagcacaaaattaaaatttacgacTTCCCCGAATGTATCAACGAAGAAGatttaaaattacacaaaaatctACGAGATAGGGTTCCTTTCGCTGTCGTTGGCTCGAATACGGTGCTAGAAGTGGACGGTAAAAAAGTACGAGGCAGAAAGTATCCGTGGGGAGTTGCTCAAG TCGAAAATCTAGAACACTGCGATTTCATTGCACTACGAGACATGATGATCAGAACGCATTTACAAGATTTAAAAGATGTCACTAACAATATCTTATACGAAAATTACAGATGTCGCAAATTAGGCGGCTCAGAAATCGCCAAACAGCAACGTTCGCTCAATAA TCCATGCTCTCCTGGAATTCTTGACAATACATTTATGACCTTTTG GAATCCTCTGGCTCAAATGGAGGAAGAAAAACGAGAACATtcgttgaaaatgaagaaaatggaAGCCGAAATGGAACAAGTTTTCGAATCTAAGGTTAAAGAAAAGgaactaaaaatgaaagaatccGAAACTGAT ttgcAAAGAAGACACGAACAAATGAAGAAACAACTGGACGCTCAAATTCGCGAATTAAAAGAAAAACGACAACAATTGGAAGCTGAGAAGTTACAATGGGAACAAGCCAATGGTGTCAGTTTAGAAGAACTACGGCGTAAAAGTTTAGAAAGAGA TTCGTTAGATGGCAAAGAGAAAAAGATAAAGAAGAAAGGATTATTCTAA
- the pnut gene encoding septin-7 isoform X8 produces MIQSKRELFFKNELPSSTPSSTTTPVTTNSNSTTTPTKPDILNGNASIITNNSTSQPATSTPSIYNKENYAKKPERNGPDVLDMKERINKVDKEKTTVPRITKELDGYVGFANFPNQVYRKAIKKGFEFTLMVVGESGLGKSTLINSLFLSDVYSAEYLGPSHRIKKTVQVETSRCLLKENGVNLVLTIVDTPGFGDAVDNSNCWQPIIDYIESRSEEYLNAESRVNRKPISDTRVHCCLYFIAPSGHGLKPLDVEFMQRLHDKVNIIPIIAKADTMIPEEIAYFKKQILSEIAQHKIKIYDFPECINEEDLKLHKNLRDRVPFAVVGSNTVLEVDGKKVRGRKYPWGVAQVENLEHCDFIALRDMMIRTHLQDLKDVTNNILYENYRCRKLGGSEIAKQQRSLNNPCSPGILDNTFMTFWNPLAQMEEEKREHSLKMKKMEAEMEQVFESKVKEKELKMKESETDLQRRHEQMKKQLDAQIRELKEKRQQLEAEKLQWEQANGVSLEELRRKSLERDSLDGKEKKIKKKGLF; encoded by the exons ATG ATACAATCCAAAAGggaattgttttttaaaaatgaattgccATCGTCGACACCTTCATCAACGACCACTCCGGTGACGACAAACTCAAATTCGACGACAACGCCAACCAAGCCGGATATCTTAAATGGAAATGCTTCCATAATTACCAATAACTCGACCTCGCAACCAGCTACCTCAACTCCGAGTATatataataaagaaaattacGCCAAAAAACCAGAAAGAA ATGGTCCAGATGTTTTAGACATGAAAGAACGCATCAACAAAGTGGATAAAGAAAAAACAACCGTGCCACGAATTACCAAAGAATTAGATGGTTACGTTGGTTTCGCCAATTTTCCAAATCAAGTTTATAGAAAAGCGATCAAGAAAGGATTCGAGTTCACGCTGATGGTAGTCG GCGAATCGGGTTTAGGAAAATCTACTCTGATAAATTCGTTGTTCCTATCGGATGTTTATAGTGCGGAGTACCTTGGTCCATCGCATAGGATTAAGAAAACTGTACAAGTTGAAACTAGCAGATGTTTATTGAAAGAAAACGGCGTTAATTTAGTATTAACGATCGTCGATACGCCAGGTTTCGGAGACGCGGTCGATAATTCGAATTGCTGGCAGCCGATCATCGATTACATCGAGTCGAG ATCGGAAGAATACCTTAATGCCGAAAGTAGAGTAAACAGAAAACCAATTTCCGATACCAGAGTTCATTGTTGTTTGTATTTCATCGCTCCATCTGGTCATGGACTTAAACCTCTGGACGTAGAATTCATGCAAAGACTGCACGATAAAGTGAATATTATACCGATTATTGCCAAAGCCGATACCATGATTCCGGAAGAAATCGCCTATTTTAAGAAACAG ATTTTAAGTGAAATCGCTCagcacaaaattaaaatttacgacTTCCCCGAATGTATCAACGAAGAAGatttaaaattacacaaaaatctACGAGATAGGGTTCCTTTCGCTGTCGTTGGCTCGAATACGGTGCTAGAAGTGGACGGTAAAAAAGTACGAGGCAGAAAGTATCCGTGGGGAGTTGCTCAAG TCGAAAATCTAGAACACTGCGATTTCATTGCACTACGAGACATGATGATCAGAACGCATTTACAAGATTTAAAAGATGTCACTAACAATATCTTATACGAAAATTACAGATGTCGCAAATTAGGCGGCTCAGAAATCGCCAAACAGCAACGTTCGCTCAATAA TCCATGCTCTCCTGGAATTCTTGACAATACATTTATGACCTTTTG GAATCCTCTGGCTCAAATGGAGGAAGAAAAACGAGAACATtcgttgaaaatgaagaaaatggaAGCCGAAATGGAACAAGTTTTCGAATCTAAGGTTAAAGAAAAGgaactaaaaatgaaagaatccGAAACTGAT ttgcAAAGAAGACACGAACAAATGAAGAAACAACTGGACGCTCAAATTCGCGAATTAAAAGAAAAACGACAACAATTGGAAGCTGAGAAGTTACAATGGGAACAAGCCAATGGTGTCAGTTTAGAAGAACTACGGCGTAAAAGTTTAGAAAGAGA TTCGTTAGATGGCAAAGAGAAAAAGATAAAGAAGAAAGGATTATTCTAA
- the pnut gene encoding septin-7 isoform X6 has product MAKMMFRCFKIQSKRELFFKNELPSSTPSSTTTPVTTNSNSTTTPTKPDILNGNASIITNNSTSQPATSTPSIYNKENYAKKPERNGPDVLDMKERINKVDKEKTTVPRITKELDGYVGFANFPNQVYRKAIKKGFEFTLMVVGESGLGKSTLINSLFLSDVYSAEYLGPSHRIKKTVQVETSRCLLKENGVNLVLTIVDTPGFGDAVDNSNCWQPIIDYIESRSEEYLNAESRVNRKPISDTRVHCCLYFIAPSGHGLKPLDVEFMQRLHDKVNIIPIIAKADTMIPEEIAYFKKQILSEIAQHKIKIYDFPECINEEDLKLHKNLRDRVPFAVVGSNTVLEVDGKKVRGRKYPWGVAQVENLEHCDFIALRDMMIRTHLQDLKDVTNNILYENYRCRKLGGSEIAKQQRSLNNPCSPGILDNTFMTFWNPLAQMEEEKREHSLKMKKMEAEMEQVFESKVKEKELKMKESETDLQRRHEQMKKQLDAQIRELKEKRQQLEAEKLQWEQANGVSLEELRRKSLERDSLDGKEKKIKKKGLF; this is encoded by the exons ATGGCGAAGATGATGTTTCGATGTTTTAAG ATACAATCCAAAAGggaattgttttttaaaaatgaattgccATCGTCGACACCTTCATCAACGACCACTCCGGTGACGACAAACTCAAATTCGACGACAACGCCAACCAAGCCGGATATCTTAAATGGAAATGCTTCCATAATTACCAATAACTCGACCTCGCAACCAGCTACCTCAACTCCGAGTATatataataaagaaaattacGCCAAAAAACCAGAAAGAA ATGGTCCAGATGTTTTAGACATGAAAGAACGCATCAACAAAGTGGATAAAGAAAAAACAACCGTGCCACGAATTACCAAAGAATTAGATGGTTACGTTGGTTTCGCCAATTTTCCAAATCAAGTTTATAGAAAAGCGATCAAGAAAGGATTCGAGTTCACGCTGATGGTAGTCG GCGAATCGGGTTTAGGAAAATCTACTCTGATAAATTCGTTGTTCCTATCGGATGTTTATAGTGCGGAGTACCTTGGTCCATCGCATAGGATTAAGAAAACTGTACAAGTTGAAACTAGCAGATGTTTATTGAAAGAAAACGGCGTTAATTTAGTATTAACGATCGTCGATACGCCAGGTTTCGGAGACGCGGTCGATAATTCGAATTGCTGGCAGCCGATCATCGATTACATCGAGTCGAG ATCGGAAGAATACCTTAATGCCGAAAGTAGAGTAAACAGAAAACCAATTTCCGATACCAGAGTTCATTGTTGTTTGTATTTCATCGCTCCATCTGGTCATGGACTTAAACCTCTGGACGTAGAATTCATGCAAAGACTGCACGATAAAGTGAATATTATACCGATTATTGCCAAAGCCGATACCATGATTCCGGAAGAAATCGCCTATTTTAAGAAACAG ATTTTAAGTGAAATCGCTCagcacaaaattaaaatttacgacTTCCCCGAATGTATCAACGAAGAAGatttaaaattacacaaaaatctACGAGATAGGGTTCCTTTCGCTGTCGTTGGCTCGAATACGGTGCTAGAAGTGGACGGTAAAAAAGTACGAGGCAGAAAGTATCCGTGGGGAGTTGCTCAAG TCGAAAATCTAGAACACTGCGATTTCATTGCACTACGAGACATGATGATCAGAACGCATTTACAAGATTTAAAAGATGTCACTAACAATATCTTATACGAAAATTACAGATGTCGCAAATTAGGCGGCTCAGAAATCGCCAAACAGCAACGTTCGCTCAATAA TCCATGCTCTCCTGGAATTCTTGACAATACATTTATGACCTTTTG GAATCCTCTGGCTCAAATGGAGGAAGAAAAACGAGAACATtcgttgaaaatgaagaaaatggaAGCCGAAATGGAACAAGTTTTCGAATCTAAGGTTAAAGAAAAGgaactaaaaatgaaagaatccGAAACTGAT ttgcAAAGAAGACACGAACAAATGAAGAAACAACTGGACGCTCAAATTCGCGAATTAAAAGAAAAACGACAACAATTGGAAGCTGAGAAGTTACAATGGGAACAAGCCAATGGTGTCAGTTTAGAAGAACTACGGCGTAAAAGTTTAGAAAGAGA TTCGTTAGATGGCAAAGAGAAAAAGATAAAGAAGAAAGGATTATTCTAA
- the pnut gene encoding septin-7 isoform X4 codes for MLFLLKSFIVRIVQVIIQSKRELFFKNELPSSTPSSTTTPVTTNSNSTTTPTKPDILNGNASIITNNSTSQPATSTPSIYNKENYAKKPERNGPDVLDMKERINKVDKEKTTVPRITKELDGYVGFANFPNQVYRKAIKKGFEFTLMVVGESGLGKSTLINSLFLSDVYSAEYLGPSHRIKKTVQVETSRCLLKENGVNLVLTIVDTPGFGDAVDNSNCWQPIIDYIESRSEEYLNAESRVNRKPISDTRVHCCLYFIAPSGHGLKPLDVEFMQRLHDKVNIIPIIAKADTMIPEEIAYFKKQILSEIAQHKIKIYDFPECINEEDLKLHKNLRDRVPFAVVGSNTVLEVDGKKVRGRKYPWGVAQVENLEHCDFIALRDMMIRTHLQDLKDVTNNILYENYRCRKLGGSEIAKQQRSLNNPCSPGILDNTFMTFWNPLAQMEEEKREHSLKMKKMEAEMEQVFESKVKEKELKMKESETDLQRRHEQMKKQLDAQIRELKEKRQQLEAEKLQWEQANGVSLEELRRKSLERDSLDGKEKKIKKKGLF; via the exons atgctttttttattaaaatctttCATCGTTCGTATTGTTCAAGTCata ATACAATCCAAAAGggaattgttttttaaaaatgaattgccATCGTCGACACCTTCATCAACGACCACTCCGGTGACGACAAACTCAAATTCGACGACAACGCCAACCAAGCCGGATATCTTAAATGGAAATGCTTCCATAATTACCAATAACTCGACCTCGCAACCAGCTACCTCAACTCCGAGTATatataataaagaaaattacGCCAAAAAACCAGAAAGAA ATGGTCCAGATGTTTTAGACATGAAAGAACGCATCAACAAAGTGGATAAAGAAAAAACAACCGTGCCACGAATTACCAAAGAATTAGATGGTTACGTTGGTTTCGCCAATTTTCCAAATCAAGTTTATAGAAAAGCGATCAAGAAAGGATTCGAGTTCACGCTGATGGTAGTCG GCGAATCGGGTTTAGGAAAATCTACTCTGATAAATTCGTTGTTCCTATCGGATGTTTATAGTGCGGAGTACCTTGGTCCATCGCATAGGATTAAGAAAACTGTACAAGTTGAAACTAGCAGATGTTTATTGAAAGAAAACGGCGTTAATTTAGTATTAACGATCGTCGATACGCCAGGTTTCGGAGACGCGGTCGATAATTCGAATTGCTGGCAGCCGATCATCGATTACATCGAGTCGAG ATCGGAAGAATACCTTAATGCCGAAAGTAGAGTAAACAGAAAACCAATTTCCGATACCAGAGTTCATTGTTGTTTGTATTTCATCGCTCCATCTGGTCATGGACTTAAACCTCTGGACGTAGAATTCATGCAAAGACTGCACGATAAAGTGAATATTATACCGATTATTGCCAAAGCCGATACCATGATTCCGGAAGAAATCGCCTATTTTAAGAAACAG ATTTTAAGTGAAATCGCTCagcacaaaattaaaatttacgacTTCCCCGAATGTATCAACGAAGAAGatttaaaattacacaaaaatctACGAGATAGGGTTCCTTTCGCTGTCGTTGGCTCGAATACGGTGCTAGAAGTGGACGGTAAAAAAGTACGAGGCAGAAAGTATCCGTGGGGAGTTGCTCAAG TCGAAAATCTAGAACACTGCGATTTCATTGCACTACGAGACATGATGATCAGAACGCATTTACAAGATTTAAAAGATGTCACTAACAATATCTTATACGAAAATTACAGATGTCGCAAATTAGGCGGCTCAGAAATCGCCAAACAGCAACGTTCGCTCAATAA TCCATGCTCTCCTGGAATTCTTGACAATACATTTATGACCTTTTG GAATCCTCTGGCTCAAATGGAGGAAGAAAAACGAGAACATtcgttgaaaatgaagaaaatggaAGCCGAAATGGAACAAGTTTTCGAATCTAAGGTTAAAGAAAAGgaactaaaaatgaaagaatccGAAACTGAT ttgcAAAGAAGACACGAACAAATGAAGAAACAACTGGACGCTCAAATTCGCGAATTAAAAGAAAAACGACAACAATTGGAAGCTGAGAAGTTACAATGGGAACAAGCCAATGGTGTCAGTTTAGAAGAACTACGGCGTAAAAGTTTAGAAAGAGA TTCGTTAGATGGCAAAGAGAAAAAGATAAAGAAGAAAGGATTATTCTAA
- the pnut gene encoding septin-7 isoform X5, translated as MSNKASRFPSIQSKRELFFKNELPSSTPSSTTTPVTTNSNSTTTPTKPDILNGNASIITNNSTSQPATSTPSIYNKENYAKKPERNGPDVLDMKERINKVDKEKTTVPRITKELDGYVGFANFPNQVYRKAIKKGFEFTLMVVGESGLGKSTLINSLFLSDVYSAEYLGPSHRIKKTVQVETSRCLLKENGVNLVLTIVDTPGFGDAVDNSNCWQPIIDYIESRSEEYLNAESRVNRKPISDTRVHCCLYFIAPSGHGLKPLDVEFMQRLHDKVNIIPIIAKADTMIPEEIAYFKKQILSEIAQHKIKIYDFPECINEEDLKLHKNLRDRVPFAVVGSNTVLEVDGKKVRGRKYPWGVAQVENLEHCDFIALRDMMIRTHLQDLKDVTNNILYENYRCRKLGGSEIAKQQRSLNNPCSPGILDNTFMTFWNPLAQMEEEKREHSLKMKKMEAEMEQVFESKVKEKELKMKESETDLQRRHEQMKKQLDAQIRELKEKRQQLEAEKLQWEQANGVSLEELRRKSLERDSLDGKEKKIKKKGLF; from the exons ATACAATCCAAAAGggaattgttttttaaaaatgaattgccATCGTCGACACCTTCATCAACGACCACTCCGGTGACGACAAACTCAAATTCGACGACAACGCCAACCAAGCCGGATATCTTAAATGGAAATGCTTCCATAATTACCAATAACTCGACCTCGCAACCAGCTACCTCAACTCCGAGTATatataataaagaaaattacGCCAAAAAACCAGAAAGAA ATGGTCCAGATGTTTTAGACATGAAAGAACGCATCAACAAAGTGGATAAAGAAAAAACAACCGTGCCACGAATTACCAAAGAATTAGATGGTTACGTTGGTTTCGCCAATTTTCCAAATCAAGTTTATAGAAAAGCGATCAAGAAAGGATTCGAGTTCACGCTGATGGTAGTCG GCGAATCGGGTTTAGGAAAATCTACTCTGATAAATTCGTTGTTCCTATCGGATGTTTATAGTGCGGAGTACCTTGGTCCATCGCATAGGATTAAGAAAACTGTACAAGTTGAAACTAGCAGATGTTTATTGAAAGAAAACGGCGTTAATTTAGTATTAACGATCGTCGATACGCCAGGTTTCGGAGACGCGGTCGATAATTCGAATTGCTGGCAGCCGATCATCGATTACATCGAGTCGAG ATCGGAAGAATACCTTAATGCCGAAAGTAGAGTAAACAGAAAACCAATTTCCGATACCAGAGTTCATTGTTGTTTGTATTTCATCGCTCCATCTGGTCATGGACTTAAACCTCTGGACGTAGAATTCATGCAAAGACTGCACGATAAAGTGAATATTATACCGATTATTGCCAAAGCCGATACCATGATTCCGGAAGAAATCGCCTATTTTAAGAAACAG ATTTTAAGTGAAATCGCTCagcacaaaattaaaatttacgacTTCCCCGAATGTATCAACGAAGAAGatttaaaattacacaaaaatctACGAGATAGGGTTCCTTTCGCTGTCGTTGGCTCGAATACGGTGCTAGAAGTGGACGGTAAAAAAGTACGAGGCAGAAAGTATCCGTGGGGAGTTGCTCAAG TCGAAAATCTAGAACACTGCGATTTCATTGCACTACGAGACATGATGATCAGAACGCATTTACAAGATTTAAAAGATGTCACTAACAATATCTTATACGAAAATTACAGATGTCGCAAATTAGGCGGCTCAGAAATCGCCAAACAGCAACGTTCGCTCAATAA TCCATGCTCTCCTGGAATTCTTGACAATACATTTATGACCTTTTG GAATCCTCTGGCTCAAATGGAGGAAGAAAAACGAGAACATtcgttgaaaatgaagaaaatggaAGCCGAAATGGAACAAGTTTTCGAATCTAAGGTTAAAGAAAAGgaactaaaaatgaaagaatccGAAACTGAT ttgcAAAGAAGACACGAACAAATGAAGAAACAACTGGACGCTCAAATTCGCGAATTAAAAGAAAAACGACAACAATTGGAAGCTGAGAAGTTACAATGGGAACAAGCCAATGGTGTCAGTTTAGAAGAACTACGGCGTAAAAGTTTAGAAAGAGA TTCGTTAGATGGCAAAGAGAAAAAGATAAAGAAGAAAGGATTATTCTAA